The Drosophila innubila isolate TH190305 chromosome 3R unlocalized genomic scaffold, UK_Dinn_1.0 2_E_3R, whole genome shotgun sequence genome has a segment encoding these proteins:
- the LOC117789757 gene encoding exocyst complex component 4 isoform X9, with protein MSALAAEKRASFARRAESLVERVRVLNTIYEKYNISTEKCGDLTVIVQGDLSQQEKRAVFITVHDLGCNHNSFQEFVSSPCMTEIKERSCFIHVDVPGHADNADALADGFPFPSLQALGEDLVTVLDYLHVKYVIGLGEGAGANVLARFGLAHPSRALGLILINATGSAASVLQSFKSKFITWKSDEVAQSAESFLIYHKFGHQIVGENPDKDKIVAEYQKRLHRSLNSKNVGLYVKAFMNRKDLTLKGCKVDVILITGMLSPYASMVEKLHRDVEKERVTILKIERAGDVLADAPSKVAQSILLFCKGQGLLTSIVMPGVDRGRSYSTASSGSFERRLSRGVSMEDYDKPNIRRLSIMNIKKTFSDNFEFKRLCMDAPPPTKPPRGIKYGKDESAGCGFLVNVIKSLGFSETNEERQKEKQKIEQEFKRSDLRLNELVSRHDQQLTQVLPLFSQVSTEVTASRERIHAVKENLGACKRLLQCRRDELKKMWTDAVQHKYVLEMLEQIQELRKVPQRVVSYTAKRQYLHASKALTDALATLNGPLLGVDGLADLRTDLQTRRQQLYQRLHEELVTQVYKNSANEAFQRSNSSRLNSSFTRGIAARRSTDRIEANARVRKALSEMAQGFDLDKAEIVEDADLIDPELSLTYFIAIIVECFGMLHKVPDSLETIRVHIQTELLNVVRQTTHQLATSGSLQTGTGEINPLLTLLEIIFKQFKAIAKTHTLLLKNYLAVGQKYAVVGPQSYDLTDFWAQAQSVLQLLLTDYLDIQNVSADEGAQTGFVEPANNINSYFLRRKVPSTKKSMFKFDKSSHIASSSNSTHENFKEHRRNASDASVDDNLGGNLLGSGKGSVTGLLPHEKKQRAKLLICTPDQNVITKVYLPLMGYIQEIENFMKCKPGQPCSLHDFVDNYIKDTFLSKGHNRNLQLTIESLSKNQDAWRTIITPEEMKSLNLSRLLLQSTVMVERRLVETKNLIEDLPCYSEELLKMVCALLKAYREICQSAYRGIVQPDSEDKRIYSVAWLKDEDISRFLKTLPNWTDLKTSCQRSRHTRKLQHGSFEPSEEESPLQVQQRNIREAEMLTSNLGEGGITQQEILADISVLKELAILQESMEWFSVRVSEFANELRRPLVNGLNSATAECAANVAIKDGTIKVMTNLALEFDELANTCLLVLHLEVRVQCFHYLRSKSSIRTNSYVGSKDDILEPDRQVSVLTKRLSEMDEAFSSTLHPRKTRYIFEGLAHLAARILIQASNYLEHIDQITVQRMCRNSIALQQTLSNITASREIALDQAKHFYELLCMEPDEILNSLLERGTEFSEMQLLNALQLSCRACGISDANLLASYQQKLSDILGTKPSKGVVV; from the exons AAATACAACATCAGCACGGAAAAATGCGGAGATCTGACCGTCATAGTAcag ggGGATCTGTCGCAGCAGGAGAAACGTGCTGTGTTCATTACAGTTCATGATCTGGGCTGTAATC ATAATTCGTTTCAGGAATTTGTGAGCAGTCCCTGCATGACGGAAATAAAGGAACGCTCTTGTTTTATACATGTTGATGTGCCCGGTCATGCGGACAATGCCGATGCATTGGCCGATGGCTTTCCATTTCCATCGCTTCAGGCTTTAGGCGAAGATTTGGTCACCGTGCTGGACTATCTGCATGTGAAGTATGTAATTGGACTCGGCGAGGGCGCTGGTGCCAATGTGCTGGCCCGTTTTGGCCTTGCCCATCCCAGCCGAGCACTCGGCCTCATTCTGATCAATGCCACAGGCAGTGCTGCAAGTGTTTTGCAATCCTTTAAGAGCAAG TTCATTACCTGGAAAAGTGATGAGGTGGCCCAATCTGCTGaaagctttttaatttatcacaAATTTGGACAT CAAATTGTTGGCGAGAATCCAGATAAGGACAAGATTGTAGCCGAATATCAAAAACGTTTGCATCGATCTTTGAACAGCAAGAATGTGGGTCTCTATGTGAAGGCGTTTATGAA TCGTAAGGATTTGACACTCAAAGGATGCAAAGTAGATGTCATATTAATTACAGGCATGCTCAGCCCATATGCCTCAATGGTAGAGAAGTTGCATCGTGATGTGGAGAAAGAACGCGTTACCATCTTGAAGATTGAACGTGCTGGGGATGTTTTGGCCGATGCt CCCTCAAAGGTGGCTCAATCTATACTATTGTTTTGCAAAGGACAAGGATTGCTTACTTCGATCGTCATGCCCGGCGTGGATCGTGGACGGTCCTACTCCACCGCCAGCTCAGGCTCTTTTGAGCGGCGCTTATCACGTGGCGTTTCTATGGAGGATTACGACAAGCCCAACATTCGTCGCCTCAGCATAATGAACA TAAAGAAAACGTTCTCGGATAACTTTGAATTTAAACGCCTTTGCATGGACGCGCCACCGCCAACAAAGCCACCGAGAGGCATTAAATATGGAAAGGATGAG TCAGCTGGTTGTGGCTTCCTCGTCAACGTCATCAAGTCGCTGGGCTTCAGCGAGACCAACGAAGAGCGACAAAAGGAGAAGCAAAAAATTGAACAGGAATTCAAGCGTTCGGATTTACGTCTAAATGAGTTGGTCTCTCGACATGACCAGCAACTTACCCAAGTACTGCCACTATTCAGTCAGGTGTCCACAGAGGTGACTGCCAGTCGCGAGCGTATACATGCTGTCAAAGAGAACTTGGGCGCCTGTAAGCGCCTTCTTCAATGCCGTCGTGATGAGCTCAAGAAGATGTGGACGGACGCTGTGCAGCACAAATACGTGCTAGAAATGCTGGAGCAAAT CCAGGAGTTGCGCAAAGTGCCTCAACGTGTGGTCAGCTACACTGCCAAGCGACAGTATTTGCACGCCAGCAAAGCTCTGACGGATGCCCTGGCTACACTTAACGGACCCCTGTTGGGTGTCGATGGATTGGCTGATCTGCGTACCGACTTGCAAACGCGTCGACAACAGCTTTACCAGCGTCTGCACGAGGAGCTTGTTACTCAGGTTTACAAGAATTCGGCTAATGAGGCGTTTCAGCGAAGCAATTCAAGTCGCCTCAATTCGAGTTTCACTCGTGGCATTGCTGCCCGCCGCTCAACGGATCGCATTGAGGCCAATGCTCGGGTGCGCAAGGCATTGAGTGAAATGGCGCAGGGATTTGACTTGGACAAGGCTGAGATCGTTGAGGATGCAGATTTGATCGATCCAGAGCTCAGTTTGACCTACTTCATTGCCATTATTGTTGAATGCTTTGGCATGCTGCACAAGGTGCCCGATTCGCTGGAAACGATTCGAGTACACATTCAAACCGAGCTGCTAAATGTGGTACGTCAGACAACGCATCAGCTGGCCACTAGTGGATCACTTCAAACTGGAACTGGTGAAATCAATCCGCTGCTAACACTGCTGGAGATCATATTCAAGCAGTTCAAAGCTATCGCCAAGACGCACACTCTGCTGCTTAAGAACTATTTGGCTGTGGGTCAAAAGTATGCCGTTGTCGGTCCGCAGTCCTATGATCTTACAGACTTTTGGGCCCAGGCGCAGTCAGTG CTGCAACTGCTACTGACGGACTATTTGGATATTCAGAATGTATCAGCGGATGAGGGCGCCCAAACAGGATTTGTGGAGCCTGCAAACAATATCAACTCTTACTTTCTAAGACGCAAAGTTCCAAG CACCAAGAAGTCCATGTTCAAGTTTGACAAATCCTCGCACATTGCcagcagcagtaacagcaCGCATGAGAACTTCAAGGAGCATCGGCGAAATGCCTCTGACGCCTCTGTTGATGACAATTTAGGTGGAAATTTGCTTGGCAGCGGCAAGGGCTCCGTAACTGGCCTGCTTCCGCATGAGAAGAAACAGCGGGCAAAGCTATTAATATGCACTCCCGATCAGAATGTGATCACCAAAGTGTATCTGCCTTTGATGGGATACATTCaggaaattgaaaactttatgAAGTGCAAGCCGGG tCAACCCTGCAGCCTGCATGATTTTGTGGATAACTATATCAAGGACACATTCCTATCCAAGGGTCACAATCGGAACTTGCAGTTGACCATTGAGTCGCTGTCAAAGAATCAAGATGCATGGCGTACTATTATCACGCCCGAGGAAATGAAGTCACTAAATTTGAGCCGGCTACTCTTGCAGTCCACTGTCATGGTAGAGCGTCGTCTGGTGGAAACAAAGAATCTTATTGAAGATTTGCCCTGCTACTCAGAAGAGCTGCTCAAAATGGTGTGTGCACTGCTGAAAGCCTATCGCGAGATTTGTCAGTCGGCATACAGAGGCATTGTGCAGCCGGACTCGGAAGATAAGCGTATTTATAGCGTTGCTTGGTTAAAGGATGAGGATATCAGTAGATTTTTAAA AACACTTCCGAATTGGACTGATCTGAAGACATCGTGTCAGCGATCACGACACACACGGAAGCTGCAACATGGCAGCTTTGAGCCGTCCGAGGAGGAGAGCCCGCTGCAAGTGCAGCAGCGAAACATTCGTGAAGCCGAAATGCTAACGAGCAATTTGGGCGAAGGCGGCATAACCCAACAAGAAATATTGGCTGACATAAGCGTGCTCAAGGAGTTGGCTATACTACAAGAAAGCATGGAATGGTTCTCGGTTCGCGTCTCCGAGTTTGCCAACGAATTGCGACGTCCTTTGGTGAACGGTTTGAACTCGGCGACGGCCGAATGTGCGGCGAATGTGGCCATCAAGGATGGCACAATCAAAGTAATGACTAATCTGGCATTGGAATTCGATGAGCTGGCCAATACGTGCCTGCTGGTGCTGCATCTGGAAGTGCGTGTACAATGCTTTCACTATTTGAGATCGAAGTCGAGCATTCGAACCAATAGCTACGTCGGCTCCAAGGATGATATACTGGAGCCAGATCGCCAGGTGTCGGTGCTAACCAAGCGTCTGTCGGAAATGGATGAGGCATTCAGTTCTACGCTTCATCCGCGGAAGACGAGG TACATCTTTGAGGGCTTGGCACACCTGGCCGCACGCATACTTATACAGGCGTCCAATTATTTGGAGCACATTGATCAGATCACCGTTCAGCGCATGTGCCGAAATTCAATTGCCTTGCAGCAAACGCTTAGCAACATAACAGCATCCAGAGAGATTGCCTTGGATCAGGCGAAACATTTCTACGAGCTTCTCTGCATGGAACCGGAT gaaATACTCAATTCACTCCTGGAGCGTGGCACAGAGTTCTCGGAGATGCAATTGCTCAATGCATTACAATTATCCTGCAGGGCCTGTGGAATTTCCGATGCCAATCTATTGGCTTCCTATCAGCAAAAACTTTCCGATATACTGGGCACCAAGCCCTCCAAGGGTGTTGTCGTATAA
- the LOC117789757 gene encoding uncharacterized protein ZK1073.1 isoform X6: MSALAAEKRASFARRAESLVERKYNISTEKCGDLTVIVQGDLSQQEKRAVFITVHDLGCNHNSFQEFVSSPCMTEIKERSCFIHVDVPGHADNADALADGFPFPSLQALGEDLVTVLDYLHVKYVIGLGEGAGANVLARFGLAHPSRALGLILINATGSAASVLQSFKSKFITWKSDEVAQSAESFLIYHKFGHVMEQIVGENPDKDKIVAEYQKRLHRSLNSKNVGLYVKAFMNRKDLTLKGCKVDVILITGMLSPYASMVEKLHRDVEKERVTILKIERAGDVLADAPSKVAQSILLFCKGQGLLTSIVMPGVDRGRSYSTASSGSFERRLSRGVSMEDYDKPNIRRLSIMNSESPKKE, translated from the exons AAATACAACATCAGCACGGAAAAATGCGGAGATCTGACCGTCATAGTAcag ggGGATCTGTCGCAGCAGGAGAAACGTGCTGTGTTCATTACAGTTCATGATCTGGGCTGTAATC ATAATTCGTTTCAGGAATTTGTGAGCAGTCCCTGCATGACGGAAATAAAGGAACGCTCTTGTTTTATACATGTTGATGTGCCCGGTCATGCGGACAATGCCGATGCATTGGCCGATGGCTTTCCATTTCCATCGCTTCAGGCTTTAGGCGAAGATTTGGTCACCGTGCTGGACTATCTGCATGTGAAGTATGTAATTGGACTCGGCGAGGGCGCTGGTGCCAATGTGCTGGCCCGTTTTGGCCTTGCCCATCCCAGCCGAGCACTCGGCCTCATTCTGATCAATGCCACAGGCAGTGCTGCAAGTGTTTTGCAATCCTTTAAGAGCAAG TTCATTACCTGGAAAAGTGATGAGGTGGCCCAATCTGCTGaaagctttttaatttatcacaAATTTGGACAT GTCATGGAG CAAATTGTTGGCGAGAATCCAGATAAGGACAAGATTGTAGCCGAATATCAAAAACGTTTGCATCGATCTTTGAACAGCAAGAATGTGGGTCTCTATGTGAAGGCGTTTATGAA TCGTAAGGATTTGACACTCAAAGGATGCAAAGTAGATGTCATATTAATTACAGGCATGCTCAGCCCATATGCCTCAATGGTAGAGAAGTTGCATCGTGATGTGGAGAAAGAACGCGTTACCATCTTGAAGATTGAACGTGCTGGGGATGTTTTGGCCGATGCt CCCTCAAAGGTGGCTCAATCTATACTATTGTTTTGCAAAGGACAAGGATTGCTTACTTCGATCGTCATGCCCGGCGTGGATCGTGGACGGTCCTACTCCACCGCCAGCTCAGGCTCTTTTGAGCGGCGCTTATCACGTGGCGTTTCTATGGAGGATTACGACAAGCCCAACATTCGTCGCCTCAGCATAATGAACAGTGAGTCGCCCAAAAAGGAGTAA
- the LOC117789757 gene encoding uncharacterized protein ZK1073.1 isoform X8 — MSALAAEKRASFARRAESLVERKYNISTEKCGDLTVIVQGDLSQQEKRAVFITVHDLGCNHNSFQEFVSSPCMTEIKERSCFIHVDVPGHADNADALADGFPFPSLQALGEDLVTVLDYLHVKYVIGLGEGAGANVLARFGLAHPSRALGLILINATGSAASVLQSFKSKFITWKSDEVAQSAESFLIYHKFGHQIVGENPDKDKIVAEYQKRLHRSLNSKNVGLYVKAFMNRKDLTLKGCKVDVILITGMLSPYASMVEKLHRDVEKERVTILKIERAGDVLADAPSKVAQSILLFCKGQGLLTSIVMPGVDRGRSYSTASSGSFERRLSRGVSMEDYDKPNIRRLSIMNSESPKKE; from the exons AAATACAACATCAGCACGGAAAAATGCGGAGATCTGACCGTCATAGTAcag ggGGATCTGTCGCAGCAGGAGAAACGTGCTGTGTTCATTACAGTTCATGATCTGGGCTGTAATC ATAATTCGTTTCAGGAATTTGTGAGCAGTCCCTGCATGACGGAAATAAAGGAACGCTCTTGTTTTATACATGTTGATGTGCCCGGTCATGCGGACAATGCCGATGCATTGGCCGATGGCTTTCCATTTCCATCGCTTCAGGCTTTAGGCGAAGATTTGGTCACCGTGCTGGACTATCTGCATGTGAAGTATGTAATTGGACTCGGCGAGGGCGCTGGTGCCAATGTGCTGGCCCGTTTTGGCCTTGCCCATCCCAGCCGAGCACTCGGCCTCATTCTGATCAATGCCACAGGCAGTGCTGCAAGTGTTTTGCAATCCTTTAAGAGCAAG TTCATTACCTGGAAAAGTGATGAGGTGGCCCAATCTGCTGaaagctttttaatttatcacaAATTTGGACAT CAAATTGTTGGCGAGAATCCAGATAAGGACAAGATTGTAGCCGAATATCAAAAACGTTTGCATCGATCTTTGAACAGCAAGAATGTGGGTCTCTATGTGAAGGCGTTTATGAA TCGTAAGGATTTGACACTCAAAGGATGCAAAGTAGATGTCATATTAATTACAGGCATGCTCAGCCCATATGCCTCAATGGTAGAGAAGTTGCATCGTGATGTGGAGAAAGAACGCGTTACCATCTTGAAGATTGAACGTGCTGGGGATGTTTTGGCCGATGCt CCCTCAAAGGTGGCTCAATCTATACTATTGTTTTGCAAAGGACAAGGATTGCTTACTTCGATCGTCATGCCCGGCGTGGATCGTGGACGGTCCTACTCCACCGCCAGCTCAGGCTCTTTTGAGCGGCGCTTATCACGTGGCGTTTCTATGGAGGATTACGACAAGCCCAACATTCGTCGCCTCAGCATAATGAACAGTGAGTCGCCCAAAAAGGAGTAA
- the LOC117789757 gene encoding uncharacterized protein ZK1073.1 isoform X1 — MSALAAEKRASFARRAESLVERVRVLNTIYEKYNISTEKCGDLTVIVQGDLSQQEKRAVFITVHDLGCNHNSFQEFVSSPCMTEIKERSCFIHVDVPGHADNADALADGFPFPSLQALGEDLVTVLDYLHVKYVIGLGEGAGANVLARFGLAHPSRALGLILINATGSAASVLQSFKSKFITWKSDEVAQSAESFLIYHKFGHVMEPSQIVGENPDKDKIVAEYQKRLHRSLNSKNVGLYVKAFMNRKDLTLKGCKVDVILITGMLSPYASMVEKLHRDVEKERVTILKIERAGDVLADAPSKVAQSILLFCKGQGLLTSIVMPGVDRGRSYSTASSGSFERRLSRGVSMEDYDKPNIRRLSIMNSESPKKE; from the exons AAATACAACATCAGCACGGAAAAATGCGGAGATCTGACCGTCATAGTAcag ggGGATCTGTCGCAGCAGGAGAAACGTGCTGTGTTCATTACAGTTCATGATCTGGGCTGTAATC ATAATTCGTTTCAGGAATTTGTGAGCAGTCCCTGCATGACGGAAATAAAGGAACGCTCTTGTTTTATACATGTTGATGTGCCCGGTCATGCGGACAATGCCGATGCATTGGCCGATGGCTTTCCATTTCCATCGCTTCAGGCTTTAGGCGAAGATTTGGTCACCGTGCTGGACTATCTGCATGTGAAGTATGTAATTGGACTCGGCGAGGGCGCTGGTGCCAATGTGCTGGCCCGTTTTGGCCTTGCCCATCCCAGCCGAGCACTCGGCCTCATTCTGATCAATGCCACAGGCAGTGCTGCAAGTGTTTTGCAATCCTTTAAGAGCAAG TTCATTACCTGGAAAAGTGATGAGGTGGCCCAATCTGCTGaaagctttttaatttatcacaAATTTGGACAT GTCATGGAG CCCTCG CAAATTGTTGGCGAGAATCCAGATAAGGACAAGATTGTAGCCGAATATCAAAAACGTTTGCATCGATCTTTGAACAGCAAGAATGTGGGTCTCTATGTGAAGGCGTTTATGAA TCGTAAGGATTTGACACTCAAAGGATGCAAAGTAGATGTCATATTAATTACAGGCATGCTCAGCCCATATGCCTCAATGGTAGAGAAGTTGCATCGTGATGTGGAGAAAGAACGCGTTACCATCTTGAAGATTGAACGTGCTGGGGATGTTTTGGCCGATGCt CCCTCAAAGGTGGCTCAATCTATACTATTGTTTTGCAAAGGACAAGGATTGCTTACTTCGATCGTCATGCCCGGCGTGGATCGTGGACGGTCCTACTCCACCGCCAGCTCAGGCTCTTTTGAGCGGCGCTTATCACGTGGCGTTTCTATGGAGGATTACGACAAGCCCAACATTCGTCGCCTCAGCATAATGAACAGTGAGTCGCCCAAAAAGGAGTAA
- the LOC117789757 gene encoding uncharacterized protein ZK1073.1 isoform X7, whose protein sequence is MSKPVTPQHRAAGAAASGSAEKISKYNISTEKCGDLTVIVQGDLSQQEKRAVFITVHDLGCNHNSFQEFVSSPCMTEIKERSCFIHVDVPGHADNADALADGFPFPSLQALGEDLVTVLDYLHVKYVIGLGEGAGANVLARFGLAHPSRALGLILINATGSAASVLQSFKSKFITWKSDEVAQSAESFLIYHKFGHQIVGENPDKDKIVAEYQKRLHRSLNSKNVGLYVKAFMNRKDLTLKGCKVDVILITGMLSPYASMVEKLHRDVEKERVTILKIERAGDVLADAPSKVAQSILLFCKGQGLLTSIVMPGVDRGRSYSTASSGSFERRLSRGVSMEDYDKPNIRRLSIMNSESPKKE, encoded by the exons AAATACAACATCAGCACGGAAAAATGCGGAGATCTGACCGTCATAGTAcag ggGGATCTGTCGCAGCAGGAGAAACGTGCTGTGTTCATTACAGTTCATGATCTGGGCTGTAATC ATAATTCGTTTCAGGAATTTGTGAGCAGTCCCTGCATGACGGAAATAAAGGAACGCTCTTGTTTTATACATGTTGATGTGCCCGGTCATGCGGACAATGCCGATGCATTGGCCGATGGCTTTCCATTTCCATCGCTTCAGGCTTTAGGCGAAGATTTGGTCACCGTGCTGGACTATCTGCATGTGAAGTATGTAATTGGACTCGGCGAGGGCGCTGGTGCCAATGTGCTGGCCCGTTTTGGCCTTGCCCATCCCAGCCGAGCACTCGGCCTCATTCTGATCAATGCCACAGGCAGTGCTGCAAGTGTTTTGCAATCCTTTAAGAGCAAG TTCATTACCTGGAAAAGTGATGAGGTGGCCCAATCTGCTGaaagctttttaatttatcacaAATTTGGACAT CAAATTGTTGGCGAGAATCCAGATAAGGACAAGATTGTAGCCGAATATCAAAAACGTTTGCATCGATCTTTGAACAGCAAGAATGTGGGTCTCTATGTGAAGGCGTTTATGAA TCGTAAGGATTTGACACTCAAAGGATGCAAAGTAGATGTCATATTAATTACAGGCATGCTCAGCCCATATGCCTCAATGGTAGAGAAGTTGCATCGTGATGTGGAGAAAGAACGCGTTACCATCTTGAAGATTGAACGTGCTGGGGATGTTTTGGCCGATGCt CCCTCAAAGGTGGCTCAATCTATACTATTGTTTTGCAAAGGACAAGGATTGCTTACTTCGATCGTCATGCCCGGCGTGGATCGTGGACGGTCCTACTCCACCGCCAGCTCAGGCTCTTTTGAGCGGCGCTTATCACGTGGCGTTTCTATGGAGGATTACGACAAGCCCAACATTCGTCGCCTCAGCATAATGAACAGTGAGTCGCCCAAAAAGGAGTAA
- the LOC117789757 gene encoding uncharacterized protein ZK1073.1 isoform X4: MSALAAEKRASFARRAESLVERKYNISTEKCGDLTVIVQGDLSQQEKRAVFITVHDLGCNHNSFQEFVSSPCMTEIKERSCFIHVDVPGHADNADALADGFPFPSLQALGEDLVTVLDYLHVKYVIGLGEGAGANVLARFGLAHPSRALGLILINATGSAASVLQSFKSKFITWKSDEVAQSAESFLIYHKFGHVMEPSQIVGENPDKDKIVAEYQKRLHRSLNSKNVGLYVKAFMNRKDLTLKGCKVDVILITGMLSPYASMVEKLHRDVEKERVTILKIERAGDVLADAPSKVAQSILLFCKGQGLLTSIVMPGVDRGRSYSTASSGSFERRLSRGVSMEDYDKPNIRRLSIMNSESPKKE, from the exons AAATACAACATCAGCACGGAAAAATGCGGAGATCTGACCGTCATAGTAcag ggGGATCTGTCGCAGCAGGAGAAACGTGCTGTGTTCATTACAGTTCATGATCTGGGCTGTAATC ATAATTCGTTTCAGGAATTTGTGAGCAGTCCCTGCATGACGGAAATAAAGGAACGCTCTTGTTTTATACATGTTGATGTGCCCGGTCATGCGGACAATGCCGATGCATTGGCCGATGGCTTTCCATTTCCATCGCTTCAGGCTTTAGGCGAAGATTTGGTCACCGTGCTGGACTATCTGCATGTGAAGTATGTAATTGGACTCGGCGAGGGCGCTGGTGCCAATGTGCTGGCCCGTTTTGGCCTTGCCCATCCCAGCCGAGCACTCGGCCTCATTCTGATCAATGCCACAGGCAGTGCTGCAAGTGTTTTGCAATCCTTTAAGAGCAAG TTCATTACCTGGAAAAGTGATGAGGTGGCCCAATCTGCTGaaagctttttaatttatcacaAATTTGGACAT GTCATGGAG CCCTCG CAAATTGTTGGCGAGAATCCAGATAAGGACAAGATTGTAGCCGAATATCAAAAACGTTTGCATCGATCTTTGAACAGCAAGAATGTGGGTCTCTATGTGAAGGCGTTTATGAA TCGTAAGGATTTGACACTCAAAGGATGCAAAGTAGATGTCATATTAATTACAGGCATGCTCAGCCCATATGCCTCAATGGTAGAGAAGTTGCATCGTGATGTGGAGAAAGAACGCGTTACCATCTTGAAGATTGAACGTGCTGGGGATGTTTTGGCCGATGCt CCCTCAAAGGTGGCTCAATCTATACTATTGTTTTGCAAAGGACAAGGATTGCTTACTTCGATCGTCATGCCCGGCGTGGATCGTGGACGGTCCTACTCCACCGCCAGCTCAGGCTCTTTTGAGCGGCGCTTATCACGTGGCGTTTCTATGGAGGATTACGACAAGCCCAACATTCGTCGCCTCAGCATAATGAACAGTGAGTCGCCCAAAAAGGAGTAA
- the LOC117789757 gene encoding uncharacterized protein ZK1073.1 isoform X3, which produces MSKPVTPQHRAAGAAASGSAEKISKYNISTEKCGDLTVIVQGDLSQQEKRAVFITVHDLGCNHNSFQEFVSSPCMTEIKERSCFIHVDVPGHADNADALADGFPFPSLQALGEDLVTVLDYLHVKYVIGLGEGAGANVLARFGLAHPSRALGLILINATGSAASVLQSFKSKFITWKSDEVAQSAESFLIYHKFGHVMEPSQIVGENPDKDKIVAEYQKRLHRSLNSKNVGLYVKAFMNRKDLTLKGCKVDVILITGMLSPYASMVEKLHRDVEKERVTILKIERAGDVLADAPSKVAQSILLFCKGQGLLTSIVMPGVDRGRSYSTASSGSFERRLSRGVSMEDYDKPNIRRLSIMNSESPKKE; this is translated from the exons AAATACAACATCAGCACGGAAAAATGCGGAGATCTGACCGTCATAGTAcag ggGGATCTGTCGCAGCAGGAGAAACGTGCTGTGTTCATTACAGTTCATGATCTGGGCTGTAATC ATAATTCGTTTCAGGAATTTGTGAGCAGTCCCTGCATGACGGAAATAAAGGAACGCTCTTGTTTTATACATGTTGATGTGCCCGGTCATGCGGACAATGCCGATGCATTGGCCGATGGCTTTCCATTTCCATCGCTTCAGGCTTTAGGCGAAGATTTGGTCACCGTGCTGGACTATCTGCATGTGAAGTATGTAATTGGACTCGGCGAGGGCGCTGGTGCCAATGTGCTGGCCCGTTTTGGCCTTGCCCATCCCAGCCGAGCACTCGGCCTCATTCTGATCAATGCCACAGGCAGTGCTGCAAGTGTTTTGCAATCCTTTAAGAGCAAG TTCATTACCTGGAAAAGTGATGAGGTGGCCCAATCTGCTGaaagctttttaatttatcacaAATTTGGACAT GTCATGGAG CCCTCG CAAATTGTTGGCGAGAATCCAGATAAGGACAAGATTGTAGCCGAATATCAAAAACGTTTGCATCGATCTTTGAACAGCAAGAATGTGGGTCTCTATGTGAAGGCGTTTATGAA TCGTAAGGATTTGACACTCAAAGGATGCAAAGTAGATGTCATATTAATTACAGGCATGCTCAGCCCATATGCCTCAATGGTAGAGAAGTTGCATCGTGATGTGGAGAAAGAACGCGTTACCATCTTGAAGATTGAACGTGCTGGGGATGTTTTGGCCGATGCt CCCTCAAAGGTGGCTCAATCTATACTATTGTTTTGCAAAGGACAAGGATTGCTTACTTCGATCGTCATGCCCGGCGTGGATCGTGGACGGTCCTACTCCACCGCCAGCTCAGGCTCTTTTGAGCGGCGCTTATCACGTGGCGTTTCTATGGAGGATTACGACAAGCCCAACATTCGTCGCCTCAGCATAATGAACAGTGAGTCGCCCAAAAAGGAGTAA